A single region of the Aeromicrobium chenweiae genome encodes:
- the eccB gene encoding type VII secretion protein EccB, translating into MASKRDLVEAHDFNRRRLVTAFLSGAPGGREVEPVRYGRTIIGGLVLAGILVAGAAVTGVLKPTVSDDWRDNGLVIGKESGSRFLMYDDELYPVANIASARLAIKGKLKISYVPDDILVKEPKRNAIGILNAPDYIPPANRLVQEGWTACTNADGGLRTVVDTSPGAKRSSGSALVVRSRDDAKYWIVTGTHRYPVPPDGETGRAILRALGLDRTTAFPAPNSWLELIPVGSPIAAFSVPDIGQPVDQGVEGLQTIGTPVDVGGSKYVLAKGGLVPLSEFAYEVYLVSPNGHPEPQTLDPADLGRLKTLSEDRPYPADWPGSVPSPYTDTTPCLLLERGEDPQATSRAHLAAATDQSVAPSGSTVTSDVQQGRGALVYGTTRATGGPIDTAFLIDSLATRYAIGPKNSVQDAQSRLGYAGVAPVPVPRSWTELFRDGPALDVDRAGAPVADARPAAAPVG; encoded by the coding sequence ATGGCGAGCAAGCGTGACCTGGTCGAGGCACACGACTTCAACCGTCGACGGCTGGTCACGGCCTTCCTGAGCGGAGCGCCGGGCGGACGGGAGGTCGAACCCGTCCGCTACGGTCGCACGATCATCGGTGGCCTGGTCCTGGCCGGCATCCTCGTGGCCGGTGCCGCCGTCACCGGCGTCCTCAAGCCGACCGTGAGCGACGACTGGCGCGACAACGGCCTGGTCATCGGCAAGGAGAGCGGCTCCCGCTTCCTCATGTACGACGACGAGCTGTACCCCGTGGCGAACATCGCCTCGGCGCGCCTCGCGATCAAGGGCAAGCTGAAGATCAGCTACGTCCCCGACGACATCCTCGTCAAGGAGCCCAAGCGCAACGCGATCGGCATCCTCAACGCCCCCGACTACATCCCGCCCGCCAACCGGCTCGTGCAGGAGGGCTGGACCGCGTGCACCAACGCGGACGGCGGCCTGCGCACCGTCGTGGACACGTCCCCCGGCGCGAAGCGCTCATCCGGGTCGGCCCTGGTCGTGCGGTCCCGCGACGACGCCAAGTACTGGATCGTGACCGGCACCCACCGCTACCCCGTTCCGCCCGACGGGGAGACCGGTCGAGCGATCCTGCGCGCGCTGGGTCTCGACCGCACCACGGCGTTCCCGGCACCCAACAGCTGGCTCGAGCTGATCCCCGTCGGCAGCCCGATCGCGGCGTTCTCCGTGCCGGACATTGGCCAGCCGGTCGACCAGGGGGTCGAGGGGCTCCAGACGATCGGCACGCCGGTCGACGTCGGCGGCAGCAAGTACGTCCTGGCGAAGGGTGGCCTGGTCCCCCTGAGCGAGTTCGCGTACGAGGTCTATCTCGTCAGCCCGAACGGGCACCCCGAGCCGCAGACCCTCGATCCGGCCGATCTCGGCCGGCTCAAGACACTGAGCGAGGACCGGCCCTACCCGGCGGACTGGCCCGGATCCGTCCCGTCCCCCTACACCGACACGACCCCGTGCCTCCTCCTCGAGCGCGGTGAGGATCCGCAGGCCACCAGCCGTGCCCACCTCGCCGCCGCGACGGACCAGTCGGTCGCGCCCAGCGGCTCGACCGTCACGAGCGACGTCCAGCAGGGCCGCGGAGCGCTGGTCTATGGCACGACACGTGCCACGGGTGGCCCGATCGACACGGCGTTCCTCATCGACTCGCTCGCGACGCGCTACGCGATCGGGCCCAAGAACTCCGTGCAGGACGCCCAGAGCCGCCTCGGCTACGCCGGCGTAGCACCGGTGCCGGTCCCCCGCTCCTGGACCGAGCTGTTCCGGGACGGCCCCGCCCTCGACGTCGACCGGGCCGGGGCGCCGGTGGCGGACGCCCGGCCCGCCGCAGCGCCGGTCGGATGA
- a CDS encoding WXG100 family type VII secretion target translates to MTDLSREEMALTKAAGLVRDAHGELTTEVGNMPTRLQTKGSWEGGGSESFTGLINAWTRETNHILKALEVFDANLTGADKAYTTTDQAQQDKYTQIANRMTTQG, encoded by the coding sequence ATGACTGATCTCAGCCGCGAAGAAATGGCGCTGACCAAGGCTGCCGGCCTGGTCCGCGACGCGCACGGCGAGCTGACCACCGAGGTCGGCAACATGCCGACCCGTCTGCAGACCAAGGGCTCCTGGGAGGGCGGAGGCTCCGAGAGCTTCACCGGTCTCATCAACGCCTGGACCCGCGAGACCAACCACATCCTGAAGGCGCTCGAGGTCTTCGACGCCAACCTGACCGGCGCCGACAAGGCGTACACGACCACCGATCAGGCGCAGCAGGACAAGTACACGCAGATCGCCAACCGCATGACCACGCAGGGTTGA
- the eccD gene encoding type VII secretion integral membrane protein EccD has product MSTSTAVHSLGGLVRVTITAGDRRSDLALPSAVTVAELLPELARSMGVLEPGSAHTGFRLLAADGSELSTSAGLAFQNVYDGAVLTLAPGVDETPRVYDDVVEAMSDVIEETTRPWEPSAARNTALVASGSLLALGALSIGVERTSILAGALAGVIALVLLTASIVVSRLEHENEIALMLGWSAVVYAAVAAFTAVSSDDVLGAPLASAGGAGAVAALLAMTGLESRRLLLLPGVILGVITAAASGLVITTDLDPAKIYLVALALVVIASGIQPALALTSAGASSPQPEDPALLPDDPDEVSIEKVRTGARVGHDVLLATTVTSGLLLVAVAPLAVTLGVTGMLTTVAAAVALLVRTRQFRSGTEVGAGLLTAAAGLLSVAVSVLVLQPDWRPGLIVVLTVVAAGTLVSTLVTSTRTVSRGRAAELLELVALVAMVPLLVIAIGIVSAVRS; this is encoded by the coding sequence ATGAGCACCAGCACCGCCGTCCACTCGTTGGGCGGACTGGTCCGGGTGACGATCACGGCGGGCGACCGGCGCAGCGATCTCGCCCTCCCGTCGGCCGTCACGGTCGCCGAGCTGCTGCCCGAGCTCGCCCGGTCCATGGGTGTGCTGGAGCCGGGCTCGGCCCACACAGGCTTCCGCCTGCTCGCGGCCGACGGCTCCGAGCTCTCGACCTCGGCCGGCCTCGCGTTCCAGAACGTGTACGACGGCGCCGTCCTGACCCTCGCTCCCGGCGTCGACGAGACCCCCCGCGTGTACGACGACGTCGTCGAGGCGATGTCCGACGTGATCGAGGAGACCACCCGACCGTGGGAGCCGAGCGCAGCTCGCAACACGGCTCTCGTCGCGTCGGGGTCGCTGCTGGCGCTCGGCGCCCTCTCGATCGGCGTCGAGCGGACGAGCATCCTGGCCGGAGCCCTGGCGGGCGTCATCGCCCTGGTGCTCCTCACCGCGTCGATCGTGGTGTCACGCCTCGAGCACGAGAACGAGATCGCGCTGATGCTCGGCTGGTCGGCCGTCGTCTACGCGGCCGTCGCAGCGTTCACCGCGGTGTCCTCCGACGACGTCCTCGGTGCACCGCTGGCGTCGGCGGGTGGCGCGGGCGCCGTGGCCGCGCTGCTGGCGATGACCGGCCTGGAGAGCCGCCGGCTGCTCCTGCTGCCCGGCGTCATCCTCGGCGTCATCACCGCGGCGGCCAGCGGCCTCGTGATCACCACCGATCTCGACCCCGCGAAGATCTACCTCGTGGCGCTCGCCCTGGTCGTGATCGCCTCGGGCATCCAGCCCGCCCTGGCCCTCACCTCGGCCGGTGCATCGTCGCCCCAGCCCGAGGACCCCGCACTCCTGCCCGACGACCCGGACGAGGTCAGCATCGAGAAGGTCCGCACAGGAGCCCGCGTCGGCCACGACGTCCTCCTGGCGACCACCGTCACGAGCGGCCTCCTGCTGGTCGCCGTGGCTCCCCTCGCCGTGACGCTCGGGGTGACCGGCATGCTGACCACGGTGGCGGCAGCCGTGGCGCTGCTCGTCCGGACCCGTCAGTTCCGGTCGGGTACCGAGGTCGGTGCCGGGCTGCTGACAGCAGCGGCGGGCCTGCTGTCGGTCGCCGTCAGCGTGCTCGTGCTGCAGCCCGACTGGCGTCCCGGCCTGATCGTCGTCCTGACCGTCGTCGCCGCGGGCACCCTCGTCTCGACCCTCGTCACCTCCACCCGTACCGTCTCGCGAGGACGGGCCGCCGAGCTCCTCGAGCTCGTCGCCCTCGTCGCGATGGTCCCCCTGCTCGTCATCGCCATCGGAATCGTCTCGGCCGTCCGGTCCTGA
- a CDS encoding WXG100 family type VII secretion target: MTGSTGRLAVSFGGLGNLAGEVAAGVAKLEARLNQLDQDLTPLKGDWTGEAAASYQQAKAKWDQAIQDLKLTLSQSGQAVNDSGDDYRRTETQNASSFGG, from the coding sequence ATGACCGGAAGCACAGGACGTCTTGCAGTCTCCTTCGGCGGACTCGGCAACCTCGCGGGCGAGGTCGCCGCGGGCGTGGCCAAGCTCGAGGCACGGCTCAACCAGCTCGACCAGGACCTGACCCCCCTCAAGGGCGACTGGACCGGTGAGGCTGCCGCCTCCTACCAGCAGGCCAAGGCCAAGTGGGACCAGGCGATCCAGGACCTCAAGCTGACGCTGTCCCAGTCGGGCCAGGCCGTCAACGACTCGGGTGACGACTACCGCCGTACCGAGACCCAGAACGCCTCGTCGTTCGGCGGCTGA
- a CDS encoding S8 family peptidase — translation MTIRGRSGAVAVAVALTILTLLAPSGASAKPLQPWWFTGLSVASAHEQSTGKGVRIAVIDGALNRDVPELKGAKVKLRSALRSDSLKLAKARSYSSAFYASHGTAMTTLLVGQGKGNAPGGAGITGMAPDAEVYFYQKDPDPTDQQSEWAGQLFREAVKDKVDIISYSYTGSLDLDEDIKKAQDAGIVVVAGAGNPNGPVGEPANLPGVVAVGVLDKKIRPWKKQPEGNITIVAPGVDIASGAMKGTATDARWVSGIERTGTSDATPLVAGALALVKSKYPHATGNQLIQQLIHSVGGRDFGYTQEGGFGVISLEELLARDPAGWPDENPLLKGPNSAFSTYPQSVWKDPSAPTPTPTPAGSADQAAADQSTNAAAQDEPSSALPWIIGAAALVVLLIVAAAVVRRRRTASPALTGTTGGTSDGTQ, via the coding sequence GTGACGATCCGCGGCCGCTCGGGCGCCGTCGCCGTCGCCGTCGCCTTGACCATCCTCACCCTGCTCGCGCCCTCTGGAGCGTCGGCCAAGCCTCTGCAGCCATGGTGGTTCACCGGGCTCAGCGTCGCCTCGGCCCATGAGCAGTCGACCGGTAAGGGCGTGCGCATCGCCGTGATCGACGGCGCGCTCAACCGTGACGTCCCCGAGCTCAAGGGCGCCAAGGTCAAGCTGCGCTCCGCCTTGCGGTCGGACTCACTCAAGCTGGCCAAGGCACGGTCATACTCCAGCGCCTTCTACGCGAGCCACGGCACCGCGATGACCACGCTCTTGGTGGGCCAGGGCAAGGGCAACGCTCCCGGCGGGGCCGGTATCACCGGGATGGCACCGGACGCCGAGGTGTACTTCTACCAAAAGGACCCCGACCCGACCGACCAGCAGTCGGAATGGGCGGGACAGCTGTTCCGTGAGGCCGTCAAGGACAAGGTCGACATCATCAGCTACTCCTACACCGGCAGCCTCGACCTCGATGAGGACATCAAGAAGGCCCAGGACGCCGGCATCGTCGTGGTCGCCGGAGCCGGCAACCCGAACGGGCCTGTGGGCGAGCCGGCCAACCTTCCCGGAGTCGTGGCCGTCGGTGTGCTGGACAAGAAGATCCGACCCTGGAAGAAGCAGCCCGAGGGCAACATCACGATCGTCGCTCCCGGCGTCGACATCGCCTCTGGTGCCATGAAGGGCACCGCCACCGACGCGCGGTGGGTCTCCGGCATCGAGCGCACCGGCACCTCGGACGCCACGCCGCTGGTCGCGGGCGCCCTGGCCCTGGTGAAGTCCAAGTACCCCCACGCCACCGGCAACCAGCTCATCCAGCAGCTCATCCACAGTGTCGGTGGCCGCGACTTCGGCTACACCCAGGAGGGCGGATTCGGCGTCATCAGCCTCGAGGAGCTGCTGGCCCGCGACCCCGCCGGCTGGCCCGACGAGAACCCGCTCCTCAAGGGACCCAACTCCGCCTTCAGCACCTACCCGCAGTCGGTGTGGAAGGACCCCAGCGCGCCGACCCCGACGCCGACACCTGCCGGCAGCGCCGACCAGGCCGCCGCCGACCAGTCGACCAACGCCGCAGCGCAGGACGAGCCCTCGTCCGCACTGCCCTGGATCATCGGTGCCGCCGCGCTCGTCGTGCTGCTGATCGTCGCCGCGGCCGTCGTCCGTCGTCGGCGCACCGCATCGCCCGCACTCACCGGAACGACAGGGGGAACGTCTGATGGGACCCAATGA
- a CDS encoding S8 family serine peptidase translates to MRRVLPAALLVLAGSVTLPAVAATPATADAADGKCTVGKTSWISDAAANANLAETGFADAWRFATGQGVTVAVVDSGVNAKNPHFDGVMVGQKSFVGGSGLEDQQGHGTAVAGIIRARRLPQKSVLIGAAPNASLLSVRVNVLNNEVKTANVAKGIRWAAEQKGVDVINVSISTGPSDPQLEALRSAVAFAVSRDIVVVAAAGNKPSGIDGPYTQVQYPAGFPGVLGVAAAGPGGGVDNWSIHGRHVDVSAPGANVPTTYHGNGDCLVGLDHPYTSYSTPYVSALAALLRERFPRDSAAQIINRITSTADRPRLTERDDREGWGRIQPIAALTGTSSAPPTKRTSAVPVTTDAGITPGAAETDPMEGPRTRLLWWALGATALLSVGLVARPLSARRRRQDGPRRF, encoded by the coding sequence ATGAGACGCGTCCTGCCCGCGGCACTCCTCGTGCTGGCCGGTTCCGTCACGCTTCCCGCCGTCGCGGCCACCCCCGCGACGGCGGATGCGGCGGACGGCAAGTGCACCGTCGGCAAGACCAGCTGGATCAGTGACGCTGCCGCCAACGCCAATCTCGCGGAGACCGGCTTCGCCGATGCCTGGCGATTCGCCACCGGTCAGGGCGTCACGGTCGCGGTGGTCGACTCCGGCGTCAACGCCAAGAACCCGCACTTCGACGGGGTGATGGTGGGCCAGAAGTCGTTCGTGGGCGGTTCCGGCCTCGAGGACCAGCAGGGGCACGGCACCGCGGTGGCCGGGATCATCCGCGCCCGCCGCCTCCCGCAGAAGTCCGTGCTGATCGGCGCCGCCCCGAACGCATCGCTGCTGTCGGTACGGGTGAACGTCCTCAACAACGAGGTCAAGACCGCGAACGTGGCCAAGGGCATCCGCTGGGCGGCTGAGCAGAAGGGTGTGGACGTCATCAACGTCTCGATCAGCACCGGACCGAGCGATCCCCAGCTCGAGGCGCTGAGGTCCGCGGTCGCCTTCGCGGTGAGCCGGGACATCGTCGTCGTGGCGGCCGCGGGCAACAAGCCCAGTGGCATCGACGGTCCGTACACGCAGGTCCAGTACCCGGCCGGGTTCCCGGGCGTGCTGGGCGTCGCTGCGGCCGGGCCCGGCGGCGGGGTCGACAACTGGTCGATCCATGGCAGGCACGTCGACGTGTCGGCGCCGGGAGCGAACGTCCCGACGACGTACCACGGCAACGGCGACTGCCTGGTGGGCCTGGACCACCCGTACACCAGCTACTCGACGCCGTACGTGAGCGCACTGGCCGCGCTGCTGCGCGAACGGTTCCCGCGGGACTCCGCCGCCCAGATCATCAACCGGATCACGTCCACCGCGGATCGTCCGCGCCTGACCGAGCGGGACGACCGCGAGGGATGGGGCCGCATCCAGCCGATCGCCGCCCTCACCGGCACCAGCTCGGCGCCCCCCACCAAGCGGACGTCGGCGGTGCCGGTGACCACCGACGCCGGCATCACGCCGGGCGCTGCCGAGACCGACCCGATGGAGGGCCCCCGCACCCGGCTGCTCTGGTGGGCGCTCGGCGCGACCGCCCTGCTGTCGGTCGGGCTGGTCGCTCGGCCGTTGAGCGCTCGCCGACGGCGTCAGGACGGTCCGCGACGTTTCTAA
- the eccCa gene encoding type VII secretion protein EccCa, translating into MSTTLRRGERIERPAVPEGQLVLQAPPELQPHEGIGGALMMALPMLASVGSIVFVASSGAGARGFIAAGMFLVATLGFVAVNVERQLKQRKTKVVGARREYLQYLSTVRGNVRSVAEAQREGLVWLHPSPSVLATFAEEGSRVWERGAEDPHRLHVRYGTSTQPLAVDLVPPETAPIDQVDPVCASALHRLLAVHRAQPSLPAAIDLGAFSRIELIGPEGYVRGLARSMVCEAAAFHAPDQLVVAVLTDGDAARHWDWVKWLPQAQSGRESDAVGPSRMVSGSIDDLAAMLPRELIDRPRFGAEQPVEGPHVLLVVDGAALPPGNHLVPEEGVHGVTVLELPERWGELEDPTRLRLEFEDRRDDLAVTAWRRHEEPVRATADHLDLPSAEAFARRLAPLGAVEGPVRDDAMAGTPDLTDLLGLGDVRNLNVQDAWRERPARDQLRVPIGVGATGAPVYLDIKESAQQGMGPHGLVIGATGSGKSELLRTLVLGLALTHSSETLNMVLVDFKGGATFAGLSDLPHVSAVITNLEDELPLVDRMQDALSGEMVRRQELLRKAGNYASVRDYEKARAAGEDLEPLPSLFIVVDEFSEMLSAKPDFIDLFVAIGRLGRSLGLHLLLASQRLEEGRLRGLESHLSYRIGLRTFSAAESRAVLGSPDAYELPSVPGLGYLKADQSSTTRFKAAYVSGPPPRRAAAAMQEGAQARSILPFTTTHVLAPLDAEPEEPEVVVAPVAESTATVLDIAVDTMVGQGPQAHQVWLPPLDVPDTLDVLMPDLAETDDAGLLSSRWSVYGGLRVPVGTLDRPREQRREVLTVDLSGAGGHLAVVGGPRSGKSTVLRTVVASIALTSSPRDSQIYVLDFGGGTFSAMTDLPHVSGVGTRAEPDVVRRIFAEVNGIADRREAYLRQQGIDSVETYRARRREGSVDDGYGDVYLVIDGWSTLRADFDSLEMEMQTLAQRGLTYGIHVLAAASRWGDFRAAMRDLFGTRLELRLGDPTDSEIDRKVAQLVPAERPGRGLVTSKLHFLSALPRLDGKADGATVGPAVDDLVARVRASWPGQGGPKLRLLPSRIDLDRVRELAGQADDPRVLLGIDERDLAPVGLDVEAEPHLLVYGDGRSGKSSLLRAYARDVMRSRTPAQAQIIVVDYRRAMLGELPDEFQMEYVSSAAQIEAVIGGLAEVLKSRLPGPDVTPDQLRSRSWWSGPDAYVLVDDYDLVSPQNASPLAPLVPYLAQGRDVGLHMVVARRSGGASRASFDPVLQTLRELAQPGILLSGSPDEGPLIGNARPRPAQAGRAQLITRDRGVEIIQTAWAPPTT; encoded by the coding sequence GTGTCCACCACGCTGCGCCGCGGGGAGCGCATCGAGCGACCGGCCGTGCCCGAGGGGCAGCTCGTGCTCCAGGCGCCTCCCGAGCTCCAGCCGCACGAGGGCATCGGCGGCGCGCTGATGATGGCGCTGCCCATGCTCGCGAGCGTGGGCTCGATCGTCTTCGTGGCCTCCAGCGGCGCCGGCGCGCGCGGGTTCATCGCCGCCGGCATGTTCCTGGTGGCGACGCTGGGATTCGTCGCGGTGAACGTCGAGCGCCAGCTCAAGCAGCGCAAGACGAAGGTGGTGGGCGCCCGGCGTGAGTACCTGCAGTACCTTTCGACGGTCCGGGGCAACGTACGGAGCGTGGCCGAGGCGCAGCGCGAGGGCCTGGTCTGGCTGCACCCGTCGCCGTCGGTCCTGGCCACCTTCGCCGAGGAGGGCAGCCGGGTGTGGGAGCGGGGCGCGGAGGATCCGCACCGCCTGCACGTCCGCTACGGGACGTCGACGCAGCCGCTCGCCGTCGACCTGGTCCCGCCGGAGACGGCACCGATCGACCAGGTCGACCCCGTGTGCGCGTCCGCGCTGCACCGGCTGCTCGCGGTGCACCGGGCGCAGCCGAGCCTGCCGGCAGCGATCGACCTGGGGGCGTTCAGTCGCATCGAGCTCATTGGTCCCGAGGGGTACGTGCGCGGGCTGGCCCGCTCGATGGTCTGCGAGGCCGCGGCGTTCCACGCCCCCGACCAGCTCGTCGTGGCGGTGCTCACGGACGGCGACGCGGCCCGGCACTGGGACTGGGTCAAGTGGCTGCCGCAGGCCCAGAGCGGCCGGGAGAGCGACGCGGTCGGACCGAGCCGCATGGTGTCGGGATCGATCGACGACCTGGCCGCGATGCTTCCTCGCGAGCTGATCGATCGTCCGCGGTTCGGTGCGGAGCAGCCCGTCGAGGGTCCGCACGTCCTGCTCGTGGTCGACGGCGCGGCGCTGCCCCCGGGCAACCACCTCGTGCCTGAGGAAGGCGTCCACGGCGTCACGGTGCTCGAGCTCCCAGAGCGCTGGGGCGAGCTCGAGGACCCGACCCGGCTGCGGCTGGAGTTCGAGGACCGTCGCGACGACCTCGCCGTGACGGCCTGGCGCCGGCACGAGGAGCCCGTCCGCGCGACCGCCGACCACCTCGACCTGCCGTCCGCCGAGGCGTTCGCCCGCCGGCTGGCCCCGCTCGGCGCGGTCGAGGGTCCGGTGCGCGACGACGCCATGGCCGGGACGCCCGACCTCACCGACCTGTTGGGCCTCGGCGACGTCCGCAACCTCAACGTCCAGGACGCCTGGCGCGAGCGTCCCGCCCGCGACCAGCTGCGGGTGCCCATCGGCGTCGGGGCCACCGGTGCCCCGGTCTACCTCGACATCAAGGAGTCGGCCCAGCAGGGCATGGGCCCGCACGGCCTGGTCATCGGTGCGACCGGATCGGGCAAGTCCGAGCTGCTGCGAACGCTCGTCCTCGGGCTCGCGCTGACCCACTCGTCCGAGACCCTCAACATGGTCCTCGTCGACTTCAAGGGCGGCGCGACGTTCGCGGGTCTGTCCGACCTGCCGCACGTGTCGGCCGTCATCACCAACCTCGAGGACGAGCTGCCGCTGGTCGACCGCATGCAGGACGCGCTGTCCGGCGAGATGGTGCGGCGGCAGGAGCTTCTGCGCAAGGCGGGCAACTACGCGTCGGTCCGCGACTACGAGAAGGCCCGCGCCGCAGGCGAGGACCTCGAGCCGCTGCCCAGCCTGTTCATCGTCGTCGACGAGTTCTCCGAGATGCTGTCGGCCAAGCCCGACTTCATCGACCTGTTCGTCGCCATCGGCCGCCTCGGCCGCTCGCTGGGCCTGCACCTGCTGCTCGCCTCGCAGCGGCTGGAGGAGGGACGCCTCCGCGGCCTCGAGAGCCACCTGTCGTACCGGATCGGCCTGCGGACGTTCTCGGCCGCGGAGTCCCGTGCCGTGCTCGGCTCGCCCGACGCGTACGAGCTGCCCTCGGTCCCTGGTCTCGGCTACCTCAAGGCGGACCAGTCGAGCACGACGCGGTTCAAGGCTGCGTACGTCTCCGGGCCGCCCCCCCGGCGGGCCGCCGCCGCGATGCAGGAGGGCGCCCAGGCGCGCAGCATCCTGCCGTTCACCACCACGCACGTGCTGGCGCCGCTCGACGCCGAGCCGGAGGAGCCCGAGGTCGTGGTGGCCCCCGTCGCCGAGAGCACCGCGACCGTCCTCGACATCGCGGTCGACACGATGGTCGGGCAGGGCCCGCAGGCGCACCAGGTCTGGCTGCCCCCGCTCGACGTGCCCGACACGCTCGACGTCCTCATGCCCGACCTGGCCGAGACCGACGACGCCGGCCTGCTGTCGTCGCGCTGGAGCGTCTACGGGGGACTCCGGGTCCCGGTCGGCACGCTCGACCGTCCGCGCGAGCAGCGTCGTGAGGTGCTGACGGTCGACCTGTCCGGCGCCGGCGGCCACCTCGCGGTCGTGGGTGGTCCGCGCAGCGGCAAGAGCACCGTGCTGCGCACCGTCGTCGCGAGCATCGCCCTCACGTCCAGCCCGCGGGACTCCCAGATCTACGTCCTGGACTTCGGCGGTGGCACCTTCTCGGCCATGACCGACCTGCCGCACGTCTCCGGTGTCGGCACCCGTGCGGAGCCGGACGTCGTGCGTCGCATCTTCGCCGAGGTCAACGGCATCGCCGACCGCCGCGAGGCGTACCTGCGCCAGCAGGGCATCGACTCGGTCGAGACCTACCGCGCCCGCCGGCGCGAGGGCTCGGTCGACGACGGGTACGGCGACGTCTACCTCGTGATCGACGGCTGGAGCACGCTCCGCGCGGACTTCGACTCCCTCGAGATGGAGATGCAGACCCTGGCCCAGCGCGGCCTCACCTACGGCATCCACGTCCTCGCTGCCGCGTCCCGCTGGGGCGACTTCCGCGCCGCGATGCGTGATCTCTTCGGCACCCGGCTCGAGCTGCGTCTCGGCGACCCGACCGACTCCGAGATCGACCGCAAGGTCGCCCAGCTCGTCCCCGCCGAGCGCCCCGGTCGCGGTCTCGTGACGTCCAAGCTGCACTTCCTGTCGGCCCTGCCGCGTCTCGACGGCAAGGCGGACGGTGCGACCGTCGGCCCCGCGGTCGACGACCTCGTGGCCCGGGTCAGGGCGTCCTGGCCGGGACAGGGCGGCCCCAAGCTGCGGCTGCTGCCGTCCCGGATCGATCTCGACCGGGTGCGCGAGCTCGCCGGACAGGCCGACGACCCGCGGGTGCTCCTCGGCATCGACGAGCGCGACCTCGCACCGGTCGGCCTCGACGTGGAGGCCGAGCCGCACCTGCTGGTCTACGGCGACGGCCGGTCGGGCAAGAGCTCCCTGCTGCGCGCGTACGCCCGAGACGTGATGCGCAGCCGCACGCCGGCCCAGGCGCAGATCATCGTCGTGGACTACCGGCGCGCGATGCTCGGAGAGCTGCCCGACGAGTTCCAGATGGAGTACGTGTCGAGCGCCGCGCAGATCGAGGCCGTGATCGGAGGCCTGGCCGAGGTGCTCAAGAGCCGCCTGCCCGGCCCGGACGTGACCCCCGACCAGCTGCGCAGCCGATCGTGGTGGAGCGGACCCGACGCGTACGTCCTGGTCGACGACTACGACCTGGTGTCGCCGCAGAACGCCTCACCGCTGGCGCCGCTCGTGCCGTACCTGGCGCAGGGCCGCGATGTCGGTCTGCACATGGTCGTGGCCCGGCGCTCGGGAGGAGCGTCCCGCGCGTCGTTCGACCCCGTGCTGCAGACGCTGCGCGAGCTCGCCCAGCCCGGCATCCTGCTCTCGGGCAGCCCCGACGAGGGGCCGCTGATCGGCAACGCCCGGCCGCGGCCGGCGCAGGCCGGACGCGCACAGCTCATCACGCGCGACCGCGGCGT
- a CDS encoding NADPH:quinone oxidoreductase family protein, with the protein MKAIQITTLDGPAAVELLDVPDPVPADGQVLIRVRAAGVAFPEVLQSRGLYQMKPDLPFTPGAEIAGDVISAPEGSGLVPGDRVAALCLLGGFAEQAVAPASETFKLPDSVSYEQGASFIFNYGTAYFALIERGHLQPGESVLVHGAAGGIGTAAIQVAKAFGAGRVVAVTSTPEKGAIALEAGADEFVLADGFKDATVARGKVDLVVDPVGGDRFTDSLRCLAENGRLLVIGFTAGDIPTVKVNRLLLNNVSVVGVGWGASVLARPGAIAAEWDAMEPHLTSGALAPVVGPTFPLADASQALLTLEERRATGKVLLSI; encoded by the coding sequence ATGAAGGCGATCCAGATCACCACGCTCGACGGGCCGGCGGCGGTCGAGCTCCTCGATGTCCCCGACCCCGTGCCGGCGGACGGCCAGGTCCTCATCCGCGTCCGCGCGGCGGGCGTTGCGTTTCCCGAGGTCCTGCAGAGCCGCGGTCTCTACCAGATGAAGCCCGACCTGCCGTTCACCCCCGGGGCCGAGATCGCCGGCGACGTCATCAGCGCGCCGGAGGGCTCCGGCCTCGTCCCGGGCGACCGCGTCGCCGCCCTGTGCCTCCTCGGGGGGTTCGCCGAGCAGGCGGTGGCGCCCGCGTCGGAGACCTTCAAGCTGCCCGACTCCGTCTCGTACGAGCAGGGCGCCTCGTTCATCTTCAACTACGGCACGGCGTACTTCGCACTCATCGAGCGCGGTCACCTGCAGCCGGGCGAGTCCGTCCTGGTGCACGGCGCCGCCGGGGGCATCGGCACGGCAGCGATCCAGGTCGCCAAGGCGTTCGGCGCGGGCCGGGTCGTGGCCGTGACGTCCACCCCCGAGAAGGGAGCGATCGCCCTCGAGGCCGGGGCGGACGAGTTCGTCCTGGCGGACGGCTTCAAGGACGCCACCGTCGCGCGCGGGAAGGTCGACCTCGTCGTCGACCCGGTGGGCGGCGACCGATTCACCGACTCCTTGCGGTGCCTCGCCGAGAACGGCCGCCTGCTGGTCATCGGCTTCACCGCCGGCGACATCCCCACCGTCAAGGTCAACCGGCTGCTGCTCAACAACGTCTCCGTGGTGGGAGTCGGCTGGGGCGCATCCGTGCTGGCTCGTCCCGGCGCGATCGCCGCGGAGTGGGACGCGATGGAGCCCCACCTCACGAGCGGTGCGCTCGCCCCGGTCGTCGGTCCGACGTTCCCGCTCGCGGACGCGAGCCAGGCACTGCTCACGCTCGAGGAGCGCCGGGCGACCGGCAAGGTCCTGCTGTCGATCTGA